The Pseudogulbenkiania sp. MAI-1 sequence GGGGGGATGCGGGGAGATATTGGCCAACTTGCGGCAACCGACTCCCTTCCATTACTCGGATCTGTTCGTGGCTGGACGGGACGGCCACATCCTATGCAGCATCAACCCCGTCACATCCACCATCAACGTAGCCGACCGCACTTATTTTCGCCGCGCCTTGGCCAAACGCGATTTCGCGGTAGGTGATTTCCAGATCAGCCGCATTACCGGCAAGAGCACGGTTTTCTTGGCGCACCCCCTCATGGGGAGGGGCGGCGAAGTAGAAGGGGTCGTCGCGGCGGGCATCGACCTTGACTGGCTGCATGACATGCTCAACGGTGCAAGCTTTCCGCAAGGGACAGTGCTGAGCCTGGTCGACAGCCAAGGGACCATTATCGCGCGCAGCCCGGACCACAATGGACTTGTGGGCAAAAAAATAGCCGAAATTGCCCTTTTCCAAAAGCTGCTAGCGAGTGCCGGGCAAGGAACCATGGAAGCCCTCTGGCGGGACGGTGTGCTCCGCATTACCCACGTGGCCCCCTTGTACAACGTGCCTGGCGGAGGGGTTTATCTTCGGATTGGCATCCCCAGCGAGGTAGTCTTCAACCGCATTGATTATGGCTTCAAACGCAACATCGGCACGTTGATTTTCGCCGCGTGCATGGTGCTGATACTGGGGTGGGTGATGAGCGATCGCCTGCTGCTGCGGCGCCTGAGCGATCTCACTGCAACAGCACGGCGTCTTGGCGCCGGAGACCTGGAGGCACGCCCCCGGATTCCACCCGACGGAGGCGAACTGGGTGAACTGGCAAAGGCGTTCGAAGACATGGCGCTGGGCCTGCAAGAACACCAGCGGCACATCGAATACCTGGCCACGAGAGACGGCCTGACCGGCCTGCCGAACCGCTATCTGCTGATGGAGCGGACTACCCAGGCCATCCCGCTGGCTGCCAATGCCGGGCATTGCCTGGCCTTGGCCGTCATCGACATAGACCGCTTCAAATTCATTAACGACAGCCTGGGCGCACCTTTTGGCGATGCTTTGCTGCGCGCCATCGCCGAGCGCCTGCAAGCCTCAGTGACACAGCAGAACACGGTAGCACGCCTCGGGGCCGACGAGTTCGCCATGCTCTTGACCGATCTGCCTGAGGCCAATAGTGCCGCGGCGGCGGCTCACCTGGGCGAAGCGTTTGATCACCCTTTTACCGTTAATGGTCAAGAAATTCATGTCACCAGCAGCATCGGCATCGCGCTGTTTCCGAGGGATGGCGAAGCGGCCGAGTGGCTGTTGACCCATGCCCAATCAGCCATGCGCCAGGTTAAGCAACTGGGGGGAAATGGCTCGCAAACCTATACCTCCCAGAGGAATGCCGAAGCCAGCGAGCGTCTGAAACTGGAGCAGGCATTGCGTCTGGCGCTGCAGCGAGATGAGTTTCAGCTTCACTATCAGCCCAAGGTGGATTTGCATACCGGGCAGATCAGCGGCATGGAAGCCCTGCTGCGTTGGCAAAATAATGAGCTGGGCATGGTCTCTCCCGCCCATTTCATCCCGCTGGCAGAAGAAACCGGGCTGATCATCCCAATCGGCGAATGGGTAATGCG is a genomic window containing:
- a CDS encoding EAL domain-containing protein → MFRAPRDPLPTRIKNLLARLHIRLLILVLISMAPAFVIISYTAWEQRNEARHASEQQFLKVVRDFAAKQRVLMDNSHLFLENLAREPLLRDAVRWGGCGEILANLRQPTPFHYSDLFVAGRDGHILCSINPVTSTINVADRTYFRRALAKRDFAVGDFQISRITGKSTVFLAHPLMGRGGEVEGVVAAGIDLDWLHDMLNGASFPQGTVLSLVDSQGTIIARSPDHNGLVGKKIAEIALFQKLLASAGQGTMEALWRDGVLRITHVAPLYNVPGGGVYLRIGIPSEVVFNRIDYGFKRNIGTLIFAACMVLILGWVMSDRLLLRRLSDLTATARRLGAGDLEARPRIPPDGGELGELAKAFEDMALGLQEHQRHIEYLATRDGLTGLPNRYLLMERTTQAIPLAANAGHCLALAVIDIDRFKFINDSLGAPFGDALLRAIAERLQASVTQQNTVARLGADEFAMLLTDLPEANSAAAAAHLGEAFDHPFTVNGQEIHVTSSIGIALFPRDGEAAEWLLTHAQSAMRQVKQLGGNGSQTYTSQRNAEASERLKLEQALRLALQRDEFQLHYQPKVDLHTGQISGMEALLRWQNNELGMVSPAHFIPLAEETGLIIPIGEWVMRTACRQRKAWQDAGLTPPAVAVNVSPRQFWHGDLSAMVARVLRETGCDPDGLELEITESVVIRNMDDTVAALTALGELGIAVSMDDFGAGYSSLAYLRRLPLDKLKIDRGFVSDLEHDPDAAVLIREIIVIAHALGLTVITEGVEKAAELDILIKSGCDEVQGYYFSKPLPAEQFQHLLSERVFPGFQLHPFTARLEQDESSPLNQ